The Limanda limanda chromosome 13, fLimLim1.1, whole genome shotgun sequence genome has a window encoding:
- the frrs1a gene encoding putative ferric-chelate reductase 1: MSSVGWYCLLFSSVFVCYWVPSGCYANGKVTKACGSMEPKHGAPAQTTQSPYHLTTNTSTFSPGDHIQVNLFGTSHFEGFLLQARDAASQGSASTTGSFTLTNPHRTQLLTCNKQKGSAVSHTSKDKQTEVVVIWNAPKDAPSEVEFFVTVVQRYNVFWVKLPGPIIYHHGVTPRPPQSTTTLAPVQTTTSSLLPGPFTSDSCGQSKSCLLDPVGCDPEDPHCFFLSMTTEGPDKTSVMFELSGPAEGYVAFALSWDTWMGNDDVYMCVKDGDRVSVSAAFVSGRTHPEDQTQAGLSSVSWRLADGTIQCRFSRPVKIANQEPGRYDLDQEYFLFLASGHAQYGKIWKHDQQPLVSIHRKRITGPSEVLTGSRGPTILKAHGVLMLLAWMLTGSVGTFIASFYKQVWPNKTLYGQKVWFQVHRGLMMLTMTLTIVAFTLPFIYRKGWSKVNEHTQTHTHAACCVMTLTLIQPITAVFRPRPDSHRRYLFNWAHWGLGSLTEIMAMATMFLGTRQSSLLLPQPWATYVLIGYVTWLASFRFMLLIHKHFHIKKALGSDDLKEIYSGKSEPSTWNPEQGPV, from the exons ATGTCTTCGGTGGGCTGGTActgtcttctcttctcctctgtgtttgtgtgttactgGGTGCCATCAGGCTGCTATGCCAATGGTAAAGTCACCAAAGCCTGTGGGAGCATGGAACCCAAGCACGGTGCCCCGGCTCAGACCACACAAAGTCCTTACCACCTAACAACCAACACCAGCACCTTCAGCCCCGGAGATCATATCCAAG TCAATCTATTTGGAACATCACATTTTGAGGGCTTCCTGCTTCAGGCCAGAGATGCAGCCAGTCAGGGCTCAGCATCCACCACCGGCAGCTTCACCCTGACCAATCCACACAGGACACAGCTGCTGACCTGTAATAAGCAGAAG GGTTCAGCAGTGAGCCATACGagtaaagacaaacagacagaagttGTTGTCATCTGGAATGCTCCCAAAGATGCTCCCAGTGAGGTTGAGTTTTT TGTGACTGTAGTCCAACGCTACAATGTATTTTGGGTGAAGCTGCCTGGACCAATAATCTATCACCATGGTGTGACACCTCGCCCACCTCAGTCAACCACTACACTTGCTCCAGTACAGACGACCACATCCTCTCTCCTGCCAGGACCT TTCACGTCTGACAGCTGCGGCCAATCTAAATCCTGCCTGCTAGACCCTGTAGGCTGTGATCCAGAAGATCCTCACTGCTTCTTCTTGTCCATGACGACAGAGGGACCAGACAAAACG TCTGTGATGTTTGAGCTGAGTGGCCCAGCGGAGGGATATGTGGCCTTTGCTCTATCTTGGGACACATGGATG gGCAATGAtgatgtgtatatgtgtgtaaaaGATGGGGACAGAGTCTCAGTGAGTGCAGCCTTCGTCAGCGGACGAACACATCCTGAGGACCAGACACAG GCTGGACTTTCCTCAGTATCATGGCGGCTGGCAGATGGAACCATCCAGTGCAGGTTCAGTAGACCGGTCAAAATTGCCAATCAGGAACCAGGCCGCTATGACCTGGACCAAGAGTACTTTCTGTTTCTAGCCAGCGGACATGCTCAGTATG GTAAAATATGGAAACATGATCAACAACCATTAGTGTCCATCCACAGGAAACGTATCACAGGCCCCTCTGAGGTACTAACAGGCTCCAGAGGACCCACCATATTGAAAGCACATG GTGTACTTATGCTGTTAGCATGGATGCTAACTGGGAGTGTTGGTACCTTCATCGCCAGTTTCTATAAACAGGTTTGGCCAAATAAAACTCTGTATGGACAGAAAGTCTGGTTCCAG gttcaTCGAGGACTAATGATGCTAACTATGACGCTGACCATTGTTGCCTTTACCCTACCTTTTATCTACAGGAAAGGTTGGAGCAAGgtaaatgaacacacacagacacacactcat gctgcatGTTGTGTCATGACATTAACTCTGATTCAACCAATAACAGCTGTGTTCAGACCAAGACCTGACTCTCACAG GAGATATCTCTTTAACTGGGCCCACTGGGGACTTGGATCTCTGACTGAGATCATGGCAA TGGCGACCATGTTCCTGGGTACACGTCAATCATCACTGCTCCTCCCCCAGCCATGGGCGACGTATGTTTTGATTGGCTATGTGACATGGCTGGCCTCATTCAGATTCATGCTCCTGattcacaaacactttcacatcAAAAAAG CACTAGGTTCAGATGACCTAAAGGAAATCTATTCTGGGAAATCAGAACCCTCTACCTGG aATCCAGAACAAGGTCCTGTCTAG